One Streptomyces drozdowiczii DNA segment encodes these proteins:
- a CDS encoding SSI family serine proteinase inhibitor yields the protein MMRRLALTAVASLAALSAAAPAATAASGPLPLPLSLPLLQDDGAGTRLTVVVSGSGNPEADGRYELECGPAGGSHPVAAQACERLDQLEGEGVDPFAPVPRDAMCTQQYGGEATARVTGTWHGRQVDASFRRTNGCEIGRWNGLRPVLPNVR from the coding sequence ATGATGCGCCGTCTCGCTCTCACCGCTGTCGCGTCCCTCGCCGCGCTGTCCGCCGCCGCGCCCGCCGCCACCGCCGCGTCCGGGCCCCTCCCGTTGCCACTGTCCCTGCCGCTCCTCCAGGACGACGGCGCGGGGACGCGGCTCACCGTGGTCGTCTCGGGATCGGGGAACCCGGAGGCGGACGGCAGGTACGAGCTGGAGTGCGGGCCGGCCGGAGGGAGCCACCCGGTCGCGGCGCAGGCGTGCGAGCGGCTGGACCAGCTGGAGGGGGAGGGGGTGGACCCCTTCGCGCCGGTTCCCCGGGACGCGATGTGTACGCAGCAGTACGGCGGGGAAGCCACCGCCCGCGTCACCGGCACCTGGCACGGCCGCCAGGTCGACGCGTCGTTCCGGCGGACCAACGGCTGCGAGATCGGCCGGTGGAACGGTCTGCGGCCGGTCCTGCCGAACGTGCGGTGA
- a CDS encoding long-chain fatty acid--CoA ligase: MLSTMQDVPLTVTRILTHGMTIHGKSQVTTWTGEPEPHRRSFADIGRRATQLANALRDELGIDADQRVATLMWNNAEHVEAYLAIPSMGAVLHTLNLRLPAEQLVWVVKHADDKVVIVNGSLLPLIAPLLSQLTSVEHLIVSGPGDRSVLDGATVRVHDYEELLAGRPTSFDWPELDERQAAAMCYTSGTTGDPKGVVYSHRSIYLHSMQVNMSESMGLTDKDTTLVVVPQFHVNAWGLPHATFMSGVNMLMPDRFLQPAPLADMIERERPTHAAAVPTIWQGLLAEVTANPRDLTSMANVTIGGAACPPSLMEAYDKLGVRLCHAWGMTETSPLGTMANPPAGLGPEEEWPYRVTQGRFPAGVEARLVGPAGEHLPWDGESAGELEVRGAWIAGAYYGGADGEALRPADKFSEDGWLKTGDVGVISEDGFLTLTDRAKDVIKSGGEWISSVELENALMAHPDVAEAAVVAVPDEKWGERPLATVVLKEGATADYEALRAFLAESGIAKWQLPERWSVIPSVPKTSVGKFDKKVIRKQYAQGELDITQL, translated from the coding sequence GTGCTCAGCACCATGCAGGACGTACCGCTGACTGTCACCCGCATCCTGACGCATGGGATGACGATTCATGGGAAGTCGCAGGTCACGACCTGGACCGGAGAGCCGGAGCCGCACCGGCGGAGCTTCGCGGACATCGGCCGGCGCGCCACCCAGCTCGCCAACGCGCTGCGCGACGAACTCGGCATCGACGCCGATCAGCGAGTCGCGACGCTCATGTGGAACAACGCGGAGCATGTGGAGGCGTACCTCGCCATCCCCTCCATGGGCGCCGTCCTCCACACGCTGAACCTCCGTCTTCCCGCCGAGCAGCTGGTCTGGGTCGTCAAGCACGCCGACGACAAGGTCGTCATCGTCAACGGCTCCCTGCTGCCGCTCATCGCGCCGCTGCTTTCCCAGCTGACGTCGGTGGAACACCTGATCGTCTCGGGACCCGGGGACCGTTCCGTCCTGGACGGCGCGACGGTGCGCGTGCACGACTACGAGGAGCTGCTCGCCGGCCGTCCCACCAGCTTCGACTGGCCGGAGCTGGACGAGCGCCAGGCCGCCGCGATGTGCTACACCTCCGGCACCACGGGGGACCCGAAGGGCGTCGTCTACTCGCACCGTTCGATCTACCTGCACTCCATGCAGGTCAACATGTCCGAGTCGATGGGCCTGACGGACAAGGACACCACCCTCGTCGTAGTTCCGCAGTTTCACGTAAACGCTTGGGGACTGCCGCACGCCACGTTCATGTCCGGCGTCAACATGCTGATGCCGGACCGTTTCCTCCAGCCCGCCCCGCTCGCCGACATGATCGAGCGCGAGCGCCCGACGCACGCGGCCGCGGTGCCCACCATCTGGCAGGGACTGCTCGCCGAGGTCACCGCCAACCCGCGTGACCTCACCTCCATGGCCAACGTGACGATCGGCGGCGCCGCCTGCCCGCCCTCCCTCATGGAGGCGTACGACAAGCTGGGCGTGCGCCTCTGTCACGCCTGGGGCATGACGGAGACCTCGCCGCTCGGCACCATGGCCAACCCGCCCGCCGGACTGGGCCCCGAGGAGGAGTGGCCCTACCGCGTCACCCAGGGCCGCTTCCCGGCCGGCGTCGAGGCGCGGCTGGTCGGCCCGGCCGGCGAGCACCTGCCGTGGGACGGCGAGTCGGCCGGTGAGCTGGAGGTACGCGGCGCCTGGATCGCCGGTGCGTACTATGGCGGCGCGGACGGCGAGGCGCTGCGGCCCGCGGACAAGTTCAGCGAGGACGGCTGGCTGAAGACCGGTGACGTCGGTGTGATCAGCGAGGACGGCTTCCTCACGCTCACCGACCGCGCGAAGGACGTCATCAAGTCCGGTGGCGAGTGGATCTCCAGCGTCGAGCTGGAGAACGCGCTGATGGCCCACCCGGACGTCGCGGAGGCCGCCGTCGTCGCCGTCCCGGACGAGAAATGGGGTGAGCGTCCGCTCGCCACCGTCGTCCTCAAGGAGGGCGCCACCGCCGACTACGAGGCGCTGCGGGCGTTCCTCGCCGAGTCCGGCATCGCGAAGTGGCAGCTGCCGGAGCGGTGGTCGGTCATCCCGTCCGTGCCGAAGACGAGCGTCGGCAAGTTCGACAAGAAGGTCATCCGCAAGCAGTACGCGCAGGGCGAGCTGGACATCACTCAGCTCTGA
- a CDS encoding SigE family RNA polymerase sigma factor — protein sequence MTTPVRTSTRRGAAPVRTYASARTPGASGRAGHAARTSAAPHLPYPSFTSFVQARGPVLLRAARSLTANPSDAEDLLQTALTKTYVAWDRIEDHRALDGYVRRALLNTRTSQWRKRKVDEFACDELPEPEAVPGPDPAERQSLHDAMWRAVLKLPTRQRAMVVLRYYEDLSEAQTAEVLGVSVGTVKSAVSRALGKLREDPELTSDH from the coding sequence ATGACCACGCCAGTCCGCACGAGCACCCGCAGGGGAGCCGCACCGGTACGCACGTACGCGTCGGCGCGCACGCCGGGCGCCTCCGGCCGCGCCGGGCACGCCGCGCGCACGTCGGCGGCGCCGCATCTCCCGTACCCCTCCTTCACGTCGTTCGTGCAGGCGCGCGGCCCGGTGCTGCTGCGGGCGGCGCGCTCGCTCACCGCCAACCCGAGCGACGCCGAGGACCTGCTGCAGACCGCGCTCACGAAGACCTACGTCGCCTGGGACCGGATCGAGGACCACCGCGCCCTCGACGGCTATGTCCGCCGGGCCCTGCTGAACACCAGGACCTCGCAGTGGCGCAAGCGCAAGGTCGACGAGTTCGCCTGCGACGAACTGCCCGAGCCGGAGGCCGTCCCCGGCCCCGACCCCGCGGAGCGGCAGTCGCTGCACGACGCGATGTGGCGCGCGGTTCTGAAGCTGCCCACCCGCCAGCGGGCGATGGTCGTCCTGCGCTATTACGAGGACCTGAGCGAGGCGCAGACCGCCGAGGTGCTCGGGGTGTCCGTCGGCACGGTCAAGAGCGCCGTCTCCCGTGCGCTCGGCAAGCTCCGCGAGGACCCGGAGCTGACCTCGGACCACTGA